A stretch of Nitrospirota bacterium DNA encodes these proteins:
- the selA gene encoding L-seryl-tRNA(Sec) selenium transferase, with the protein MFMKELLKQLPSVDDVLKEDRTKQWIESHPRVLVLDAIRTAIDARRTAILQAADSKTGRTIDNALFSIEGVLNHAEIILRELSEPSLQPVINATGVIVHTNLGRSLLSEKAIQRVVEVSRSYSNLEYDIPAGERGKRHVHVEGILKRLTGVEAATAVNNNAAAVLLCLNTLARGKEVIVSRGELVEIGGSFRVPDVMERSGAVLREVGTTNKTHLKDYEKAINEKTGLLLKVHTSNYKIVGFTKEVSPEELAKLGKKHKLPVMWDLGSGSFVDLRAYGSGDEPTVQQAVNSGVDVLTFSGDKLLGGPQAGMVLGKKTYVEQIRSNPLARALRLDKMTLAALDATLSQYLDMNRAVHEIPTLWMLTQPLSEIERKAALLSSGVKQIENTGLTVSIQDDTSQSGGGALPTGNFPTKTVCLRHRTLSANQIESRLRTGKPHIIARIKEGMVLFDPRTLNDEEIGKIVEAVDKMTQGSGVRGQ; encoded by the coding sequence CTGTTCATGAAGGAGCTGCTCAAACAACTTCCATCAGTGGATGACGTGTTGAAGGAAGACAGGACGAAACAGTGGATTGAATCGCATCCCCGCGTGCTGGTACTCGACGCAATCAGGACGGCGATCGACGCGAGAAGAACGGCAATTCTCCAGGCCGCGGACAGCAAAACGGGCCGAACAATCGATAACGCGCTGTTTTCCATCGAGGGTGTCCTGAATCACGCGGAGATCATCCTCAGGGAGCTGTCCGAGCCGAGCCTTCAGCCGGTCATCAACGCCACGGGCGTGATCGTGCATACCAACCTTGGCCGTTCCCTGCTTTCGGAGAAAGCCATCCAGCGTGTTGTCGAGGTCAGCAGAAGCTATTCCAATCTTGAGTATGACATCCCGGCAGGCGAGCGCGGCAAACGACATGTCCACGTCGAGGGAATCCTGAAGCGGCTGACCGGCGTCGAGGCCGCCACTGCCGTGAACAACAACGCGGCTGCGGTACTCCTCTGTCTGAACACCCTTGCCCGCGGCAAAGAGGTCATCGTCTCGCGCGGAGAGCTGGTGGAGATCGGGGGGTCCTTCCGCGTGCCGGACGTGATGGAGCGGAGCGGCGCCGTGCTTCGGGAGGTGGGGACCACGAACAAGACCCATCTCAAGGATTACGAGAAGGCGATCAACGAAAAAACAGGCCTCCTGTTAAAAGTGCATACCAGCAATTACAAGATCGTCGGGTTCACCAAAGAGGTCTCGCCCGAGGAGCTTGCGAAGCTTGGCAAAAAACACAAACTGCCCGTGATGTGGGACCTGGGCAGCGGCAGTTTCGTGGACCTCAGGGCCTACGGATCGGGCGACGAACCCACGGTGCAACAAGCCGTGAATTCCGGCGTTGACGTTCTCACCTTCAGCGGCGACAAGCTGTTGGGCGGGCCGCAGGCGGGCATGGTCCTCGGTAAGAAGACATATGTTGAGCAGATCCGTTCCAATCCCCTTGCCCGCGCGCTTCGGCTTGATAAAATGACCCTTGCCGCGCTCGATGCCACGCTCAGCCAGTACCTTGACATGAACAGGGCCGTTCATGAGATCCCCACGCTCTGGATGCTGACCCAGCCGCTTTCCGAGATCGAACGCAAGGCCGCGTTGTTGTCATCAGGCGTCAAGCAGATCGAGAATACCGGTCTTACGGTATCGATCCAGGACGACACATCCCAGAGCGGCGGCGGCGCACTGCCCACGGGAAATTTCCCGACAAAGACCGTCTGTCTCCGTCACAGGACGCTCAGCGCGAATCAGATCGAATCCCGCCTTCGCACGGGCAAACCGCACATTATTGCGCGCATCAAGGAAGGCATGGTCCTCTTCGATCCCCGGACGCTGAATGATGAAGAGATCGGGAAGATCGTGGAAGCGGTGGACAAAATGACGCAGGGGTCAGGGGTCAGGGGGCAGTAG
- the rnr gene encoding ribonuclease R — protein sequence MEHTHKQLIALIKTRTGKPVMVRELMRLLKLTTEDRHELKRALNELVLNGEIVKTRGNRYGLPEKMDLETGIFQAHAQGYGFVIPETKGRTDIYISAKGKLDAMNGDKIVARVTPPAGRKKIAGKREGVIIRILERAHTRVVGTYELPDPKTGGYGFVTSQDPKITQDLVIGRENAGNAKNGDIVSAEIIAYPQRGRPPEGRIVRVIGRPGQPGIDSELIIEQYELPVHFTPDTIREAEDIPQQITAAMRKGRKDLRDLVTVTIDGETARDFDDAISIEKIKTGYRLWVHIADVSSYVREGTSLDEEAYQRATSVYLPDRAIPMLPEALSNGICSLNPNVDRLTFTCEMDVSPEGEILRYDIYESVINSNERMTYTAVREILVDRDAAQRKRYAALLDEFGLMEELMSVLRAKRSKRGSIDFDLPEPQIVLDLQGRMTDILRAERNMAHQIIEEFMLAANETTARHIERKKAPFIYRVHEEPAEEKLTDLIDFLATLGITLPAVKKLKPLHLQKALAKAKGTPEETLINTVLLRTMKQAKYSAENVGHFGLAAETYTHFTSPIRRYPDLIVHRILKADLSGKLKDPAYVEKLAEKLPGNAEHCSRRERVAMEAERDVVAMLKLEFMKDKVGEAYDGIITGVLQFGFFVQLNEFFVEGLVHVSSLNDDYYHYVEKMHTLRGERKKRSFRIGDAVRVRVDRVDPVRKRIDFSLAE from the coding sequence ATGGAACACACCCACAAACAACTCATAGCTCTGATCAAGACCCGGACCGGCAAACCGGTGATGGTGCGCGAGCTGATGCGGCTGCTGAAGCTCACAACCGAGGACCGGCACGAGCTCAAGCGGGCGCTGAATGAACTCGTCCTGAACGGAGAGATCGTCAAAACGCGCGGAAATCGCTACGGCCTGCCCGAGAAGATGGACCTTGAGACCGGCATCTTCCAGGCCCATGCCCAGGGATACGGTTTCGTGATACCGGAAACAAAGGGCAGGACCGACATCTATATCTCCGCGAAAGGCAAACTGGACGCCATGAACGGCGACAAGATCGTGGCCCGCGTAACACCGCCGGCCGGGAGAAAGAAGATCGCGGGCAAACGCGAGGGCGTGATCATCCGCATCCTCGAACGCGCGCACACGCGGGTCGTCGGCACGTATGAGCTCCCTGATCCGAAAACCGGAGGTTACGGGTTTGTAACGTCCCAGGACCCGAAGATAACCCAGGACCTCGTTATCGGCAGGGAGAACGCGGGCAACGCAAAGAACGGCGACATCGTGTCAGCCGAGATCATCGCCTATCCTCAGCGCGGCAGACCGCCGGAAGGCAGGATCGTCAGGGTCATCGGCCGGCCGGGTCAGCCCGGCATCGACTCCGAACTGATCATCGAACAGTACGAACTCCCGGTCCATTTTACACCGGACACGATCCGGGAAGCTGAAGACATCCCGCAGCAGATCACTGCCGCCATGCGCAAGGGCAGAAAAGACCTCCGGGACCTGGTGACGGTCACCATTGACGGAGAAACGGCCCGCGACTTCGACGACGCGATCTCCATCGAAAAGATCAAAACAGGATACCGGCTCTGGGTGCACATCGCGGATGTTTCCAGCTATGTCAGGGAAGGCACGTCCCTTGATGAAGAGGCTTACCAGCGCGCGACGAGCGTGTACCTTCCGGACCGCGCCATTCCCATGCTCCCCGAGGCGCTCTCGAACGGTATCTGCAGCCTGAACCCGAACGTGGACCGGCTCACCTTCACCTGCGAGATGGACGTCTCGCCGGAAGGAGAGATCCTGCGGTACGACATCTACGAGAGCGTCATCAACAGCAACGAACGCATGACCTACACCGCGGTGCGCGAGATACTCGTGGACCGTGACGCGGCCCAGCGGAAACGCTATGCCGCGCTGCTCGACGAATTCGGGCTCATGGAAGAGCTCATGTCAGTGCTGCGCGCGAAACGATCGAAACGGGGCAGCATCGACTTCGATCTGCCCGAACCCCAGATCGTACTCGACCTCCAGGGCCGCATGACCGACATCCTCAGGGCCGAACGGAACATGGCGCACCAGATCATCGAGGAGTTCATGCTCGCCGCGAACGAGACCACGGCGCGCCACATCGAGCGGAAAAAAGCGCCTTTCATCTATCGTGTCCATGAGGAGCCGGCCGAGGAAAAATTGACGGACCTCATTGATTTTCTCGCCACCCTCGGAATCACCCTCCCCGCGGTGAAGAAGCTCAAGCCCCTGCACCTGCAGAAGGCCCTTGCCAAAGCCAAGGGCACGCCGGAAGAAACGCTGATCAACACCGTCCTGCTCCGTACCATGAAGCAGGCGAAATATTCAGCCGAGAACGTCGGACACTTCGGCCTCGCAGCCGAGACCTATACGCACTTCACCTCGCCCATCCGACGCTACCCGGACCTGATCGTGCACCGGATCCTGAAGGCGGACCTGAGCGGCAAGTTGAAAGACCCGGCGTATGTTGAAAAGCTCGCCGAGAAACTGCCCGGCAATGCGGAACATTGCTCCCGCCGCGAGCGGGTCGCCATGGAGGCGGAGCGTGACGTGGTCGCCATGCTCAAGCTCGAATTCATGAAGGACAAGGTCGGCGAGGCATACGACGGCATCATCACCGGGGTACTGCAGTTCGGCTTTTTCGTTCAATTGAACGAGTTCTTCGTGGAGGGGCTGGTCCACGTTTCATCGCTCAACGACGACTACTATCATTATGTGGAGAAGATGCACACTCTGCGGGGGGAACGGAAGAAGCGATCTTTCCGCATCGGCGATGCGGTGCGGGTTCGGGTGGACCGGGTCGACCCCGTCAGAAAGCGGATCGACTTTTCACTGGCGGAGTAA